GTGCCCTCCCACCCCGGGAGTTTACGAAAATACTGCTGGAAGAAGCAGCACGGGAAAATATGCATGGCTATATGCCCAATGCCGGGTATCCTGATGTGAGAAAGCAGGTGGCCCTCTACCTTAAAGATGAACAGAAGGTTGAATTCCTTCCTGAAAATATTCTGATGACCAGTGGTGCCGGAGGGGCCTTGAATGTCGCTCTGAAAACCATATTGAATCCCGGGGACAAGGTCCTGGCCAGCAAGCCCTGTTTTATGGAATATAAATTCTATTGTGATAACCACGGGGGAACCCTTGAATTGGTGGACTGCCTCCCCGGATTTGATCTGAATATTAAAGCTTTTGAATCTGCCATAGATGAAACGACGGCTGCTGTGATTATCAATTCTCCCAATAATCCCTCCGGGAAGGTCTACAGTGAAGATCGATTGAAAGAGCTGGCAGATCTGCTGGATAGAAAGAGTGTAGAAATCGGCAGGAGGATCTATATCCTCTGTGATGAACCCTATAGGAAAATAATTTATGGTGATGTGAAGGTACCGTCCATCCCGGCACTCTATCCTCATACCATGGTTTGTACTTCCTATTCTAAAGACCTTTCCATACCTGGGGAAAGAATCGGTTTCCTGGCCATCGGACCGGAGCTGGAAGACCGGGACCATATTACGGGTGGGGCCATTCTCTGTAACCGCATATTAGGGTATGTCAACGCTTCATCCCTGATGCAGAGGGTTGTAGGCCGGCTTCAGGGGCTGGCAGTCGATGTGGCTCAGTATCAGAGAAAACGTGATCTTCTGGGGAAAATTCTTACAGACTGCGGGTTTGACCTTGATCTGCCGGAGGGAACGTTTTACCTCTTTCCCAGGGCCCCCCTGGGGGATGATATGATGGTGGTGAACTATCTGCAGGAACAGAACATCCTGGCTGTTCCCGGACGGGGCTTTGGTATGCCCGGTTATTTCAGGCTCTCCTACTGTGTGGATGATGATATGATACTCCGGTCTGAAAAAGCCTTCAGAAAAGCGGCGCACAATATTTTTGGATAAGTCCTCTTGACAGATGTGAATATAGAATTTATGTTTATTAAATATTCAAGATAAGGAGACGTGTTTGATGTTAAGTATATATGTACCTTTCCCCACACTTAACCCTGTATGGCATAGTCATGCAAATACGTCTGCGACATCTGACTGATTTCAGCATTCCACTGTAAACAGCACCGCAGACAACCTATGGGTTCCTGCGGTTTTTTTATGCCCGGATGTATGGATACCATCCCGGCCTTTCCTTGCAGGAATAAATTGTTTTATCCCGGCCTGGAGAGTCCGGTCATAAATGACAGCTAAAAAAACAGGTTTTCAAGCCTTTCTCACTTTATTTTCTCTTTTGAAGAACTACCGGTTTCTTTATTCGGTTTCAATTTTAGCCCTGGGTTTTGCTGTAGCTCTTGAAATGGGCGGTTTTCTCGTCATCCGTCGTGTGGTTGACCAGCTGATAATGGAAGGACCAGGTTTGCTCTATCTTGCCTTCTGGGCTTGTATGTACCTTCTTCTGGCTCTGTTTAGGGGCGGATTGAGTTATTATCATGGGAGAGGCAAGGCCCATTGTGCCGAAAAAGTAACTCAAAATATAAGAAACAGCCTCTACGATCATCTGCAGCGCCTCTCTTTTGCCTATCATGACAACTCCCAGACGGGAGAATTGGTTCAAAGATCCACCAGCGATGTGGATACTGTCAGGAAATTCTTTGCCAATCAGATTCCCGAGCTGAGCCATGTCTTTTTTCAGTTTTTCATCAATCTGGGGATTCTTCTGT
This DNA window, taken from Oceanispirochaeta sp., encodes the following:
- a CDS encoding pyridoxal phosphate-dependent aminotransferase, which codes for ALPPREFTKILLEEAARENMHGYMPNAGYPDVRKQVALYLKDEQKVEFLPENILMTSGAGGALNVALKTILNPGDKVLASKPCFMEYKFYCDNHGGTLELVDCLPGFDLNIKAFESAIDETTAAVIINSPNNPSGKVYSEDRLKELADLLDRKSVEIGRRIYILCDEPYRKIIYGDVKVPSIPALYPHTMVCTSYSKDLSIPGERIGFLAIGPELEDRDHITGGAILCNRILGYVNASSLMQRVVGRLQGLAVDVAQYQRKRDLLGKILTDCGFDLDLPEGTFYLFPRAPLGDDMMVVNYLQEQNILAVPGRGFGMPGYFRLSYCVDDDMILRSEKAFRKAAHNIFG